A window of Bactrocera dorsalis isolate Fly_Bdor chromosome 4, ASM2337382v1, whole genome shotgun sequence genomic DNA:
tttattcaagtattcaaaactttattgaaaattcTCTAACCCAATTCTGCTAAAACtacaattaaactttttttaatacgtTTTTCAAATACGtcatatttatattcaaatatgcaATAATTTATGAGATTTACCTAACCTAATCCGCTGAATAGTTGTTAAATTTTCTCAACCACATTCTTGTGATTAATACCGGTGTTAAATGAACGCATGCATAATTTAACAgccaatttcaattaaattaggCCTAGATTGTATTACCACAATAGGTACTAAATGATTTCCTTGCATTACGCACCTACATAAATATTATCAATGCTTGAGAGTAGTGTAACATGATCAATGTGCGCAACAGCAGACGTTTTAAACTTCTATCAAAGGGTTCACATCGGCAAACGGTTTCTAACTTTACCTATGCGCtttctgttgctgctgttgcctcATTGTTGTGCCACTAAGTTACGCAAAGCGCGTTGCAAGCTTACCGTTGCCGTTAATTCGAATTTTTCGATATAAATAGCTGCCACAGCCAACGAGAATACATCAaagtaacagcagcaacagttaGTGCAGCATCAGTGTTAGCGTCGCAAaccataaaaatgaaatatctgGTGAGTTGGACGAGCCACAGGATAATTAGCTACACAAACATTAGACTAACTGAattttttcagcaaattttcTTCCTCGTCATCATTTGTGTGGCGGCATGCCTATCAGCGGTTGCCGAACCAGAGGATGCTAGTGCCTTGGaggataaaaaaaacaataaacgtGGTATCTTCGGCTTCGGTTACGGACACGGCTATGGTCACGGTTATTATGGCGGCTATGGCGGCTACGGTGGCGGTTACGGTGGTGGCTTTGGCCATTACGGTGGTTATCCACATTATGGCGGTGGTTATGGTTTCCACGGTGGTCCAATCTACGGTGGACATGGCTACTTTCCTTATCATGGTGGTTACTATGGCGGCTATCATTAAGTGCCACAAAAgcacttacaaacatacatttataaatcaATTGCATAGCTTAATATCGACACTAACGCCATGAAGTGCGCGATTATAACGGTTCttgtttgtgtaaaattttgaattttcaacataaaataaagatttttaataaaaaaatactatgcgcctatttatttataaaaattttaaaaaattgtacaaaatttagtaaatattgcGATAAACAATCGATTTTCGATTACTCCCACAATGCTTACTTTTCCTACAAAGCCAAATGCGACAATGGCTTGACTTGACCATTTCCACGACAATTGAACTTACATAACTGGAACGGATTTTATTCAGCCAAGTACTGTCAACTctgctataacaacaacaataatggccAGTCaataattaatacttttttttaacaattttatacacataagctttatatatttgtgtacgTACGTACTAATTTTTGCGACGTCAGTGCGTCTAGATAGCtaacaaataaatttagaatttacAAGCATAACGAGATAAAATCTAATAACATTGTTCACGAATTTATACCAAATATTCACTTCTCCTCAGTCTGCATTCAACAATTTCCGTTTCCGTTCCAATTTCATTTCCCGTTTCAACGCCTTCTGTTCCAATTCCTCGGCATGCTCGGCAAAAAGCGCATGCAACGCCGGGTACATGTAATGAAATTGCTCCAAATCACCCAACGTCACTTGCATATTATCAAAGGCTATAGATACATTATTCAACTGTGGCTGCGCTTCGTCGCCGCCCACTAGTTGCTGCATGCGTGGCAATTTCGCGTAGCGTTGTGAGAAATGCGTGAGTATTATATGTTGTGCTTGCATTTCGCGGCCCTGTGCGATGGCCTGCGAAATAGTGCTATGCATTTTTACTTTCGCCTCTTCGATTAAGTCATCTTCCATGGTGGCTTCATGTATGAGCACCGTTGAGTTGCGTCCAAGCTCGACAAGATCGCGACAGGGCATTGAATCGCCACTATAAGTGATTGTTATTGGTTCACTGCCATCTGTTGGCGCTGGCAGTCGGAGACAAACACCAAAGGAGTGCGGACAATGACGCACCAGGCATGTGCCGATTGCCTCAATGGCGAGATCAGCGCGTGTTTCATGCAAAAGCATTGGTTGCTCCAACAGTTCGGCATTGCCGATGAGCGTGTAGGTTTGTGCAATATTCTCAATGCGCTCATTGTAGAAGTTCAGCCAAGGTTGTATTTGTATGGGTGCAAAGAGCAATACTTTTTGCTCTGCCTGTGGCACATCCGCCTCCTGCAGCAGGCGCTGACGCTCATTTAACAAGCCAATCAGCCCGATATGATGATCCGCATGCAAATGCGAGATATAAATCGCTTTCAGATTACGCACAACGCTTTCAGCACGTGTTTTGCCATAGAA
This region includes:
- the LOC105232050 gene encoding neuropeptide-like protein 31, which translates into the protein MKYLQIFFLVIICVAACLSAVAEPEDASALEDKKNNKRGIFGFGYGHGYGHGYYGGYGGYGGGYGGGFGHYGGYPHYGGGYGFHGGPIYGGHGYFPYHGGYYGGYH